One genomic segment of Deltaproteobacteria bacterium includes these proteins:
- a CDS encoding metallopeptidase family protein, with amino-acid sequence MRDNDRYWDCLDQAMEASHGGRTDEALAWLDEALKAHPNGAEAHNGRGEILWDEGRVEEALYQFELAVMADPKFLTAHLNRAELLIEEMGEHEQAIALCDKLLSGATELPKPDRATEAEIYYLKSKALFYLDDLEGALFLVRRAIQKSGEIAVYRAFEGQLSFELGRFDEAKKHLERAVIMDPESAHAVYHLGLVLERLGRDDDARRAFQQSNALDSDHYPLPVVVDHPTFERITAEAISDLPRSIREYVEHMPVLVHDFPDAELITRENVSPQILGIFIGVPRTEAAVTAQARDIDRVILFKKNLEKICRTHAELVEQIQITVKHEIGHYLGLDEDDLERLGLA; translated from the coding sequence ATGAGAGACAACGACCGCTACTGGGATTGCCTGGATCAGGCGATGGAAGCGTCCCATGGCGGCCGCACGGACGAGGCGCTGGCGTGGCTCGACGAGGCGCTGAAGGCGCACCCGAACGGCGCCGAGGCGCACAACGGACGCGGCGAGATTCTCTGGGACGAGGGGCGCGTGGAAGAGGCGCTCTACCAGTTCGAGCTCGCGGTGATGGCCGACCCGAAGTTCCTCACCGCGCACCTGAACCGAGCCGAGCTGCTCATCGAGGAGATGGGCGAGCACGAACAGGCGATCGCGCTGTGCGACAAGCTGCTCTCGGGCGCGACGGAGCTGCCGAAGCCGGACCGCGCGACCGAAGCCGAGATTTATTATTTGAAGTCGAAGGCGCTCTTCTACCTCGACGATCTCGAGGGCGCGCTCTTCCTGGTGCGGCGCGCGATTCAGAAGTCCGGCGAGATCGCGGTCTACCGCGCCTTCGAGGGCCAGCTGAGCTTCGAGCTCGGGCGCTTCGACGAGGCGAAGAAGCACCTCGAGCGCGCGGTGATCATGGACCCCGAGTCCGCGCACGCCGTCTACCACCTCGGCCTCGTGCTCGAGCGGCTCGGCCGCGACGACGATGCGCGGCGCGCGTTCCAGCAGTCGAACGCGCTCGACAGCGACCACTACCCGCTGCCCGTCGTCGTCGATCACCCGACGTTCGAGCGCATCACCGCGGAGGCGATCTCGGATCTGCCGCGCTCGATCCGCGAGTACGTCGAGCACATGCCCGTGCTCGTGCACGACTTCCCCGACGCCGAGCTGATCACGCGCGAGAACGTGTCGCCGCAGATTCTCGGCATCTTCATCGGCGTGCCGCGCACCGAGGCCGCCGTGACCGCGCAGGCGCGCGACATCGACCGCGTGATCCTGTTCAAGAAGAACCTCGAGAAGATCTGCCGCACCCACGCCGAGCTGGTCGAGCAGATCCAGATCACGGTGAAGCACGAGATCGGCCACTACCTCGGTCTCGACGAGGACGACCTGGAGCGCCTCGGGCTCGCGTAG